Genomic window (Desulforapulum autotrophicum HRM2):
ACCGGTTGGGAAACCAGTGTGTGACGCTGGGGCCAGAACATTTTCTCCATGCCGGCCGGCCTTGACGACAATCACTGGTTTAATACGGGCGACAGCCCGGGCCGCAGAAATAAATTTTCGAGCGCCGGTAATTTCTTCAATGTAAAGCAGGATTGCCTGGGTTGAATAATCATAGGCCAGGTAATCCAGCATATCGCCGAAATCCCCATCAGCCATCTCTCCCAGAGCAACACACTTGGAGAATCCGATTCCCTGGGAGGTTCCCCAGTCCAGAACCGCTGTCAGGACGGTTCCAGACTGGGCCACAAGGGCAAGATTCCCAGACAAAGGGGGAGCATGTCCAAAACTTGCGTTGAGGCCGATTCCAGGAACCATAACCCCCAGGGAACTTGGACCAACAATGCGAAACAGGTGGGGCCTGGCAGCTGCCAGCATGGCCATGTTTAATTCCTGGTGATGGGGGTCAGTATCGTTGGTAAATCCGTCAGTGAGGACCACCGCGGCCCGGGTGCCCCGTTTGCCAAGTTGGGCAATCATTTCCGGAATGGTATCAGGTGGTGTTACAATCACTGCCAGATCAGGTGCCCTGGGCAGACTTGCAACATCCGGATAGGTTTTTACACCTTCAATGGTTTTGAACTCTGTGCTTACAGGAAAAATTTCTCCCTTGAAACCGGCGCTGAACAAATTACCAGCCACCACCCTCCCAATGGTTCCGGGTGTCTGACTTGCACCAATCAGGGCCACCGAACAAGGGGCAAAGAGATATTTCAGATTTCTGATTGTCATGTTAGATTCTCCCTGTTGTGTCTTTTGTTCTATTTTAAATGGCCATTATTCCTCGTTTTCTGTCTCCAACGTGGAAATATCCCCTTCAGGCAGGCCAAGTTCGCGTGCCTTGAGAAGGCGCCGCATGATTTTGCCAGCCCTGTTTTTGGGAAGATGGTTGTTAAACTCAATTTCCCTGGGGGCAATGGTCGGCCCGAGCAGGCGTCGGGCGAACCCGATCAGTTGTCTGCAAAGTTCGTCATTGGGTTCGAACCCGGGTTTGAGGCAGACAAAGGCCTTGACCATTTCTCCAGTCAGCGGGTCAGGTTTACCGATCACCCCGGCTTCGGCCACAGCAGGATGTTCCATCAGGGCGCTTTCCACTTCAAAGGGGCCAACCATGTGACCGGATGTCTTGATGATGTCGTCCCCTCGACCGATAAACCAGTAATAACCATGGTCATCGCATTTTGCCAGATCACCGGTGAGATACCACCCGTCCAGGAAACATTTATGGTAGCGTTCCTCATCATTGATATACCCCCTGAACATGGATGGCCAGCCAGGCTTAATGGCCAGTTCCCCTTCCACATTCCGAACCCCCAGGACCTGGACCCTGTTTTCAGCCACCCTGGAAACGATGGCCACCTCGATCCCCGGCAGTGGCCGACCCATGGAGCCCGGATAAATGTCCATGGAGGCAAAATTGGCAATCATGATCCCTCCGGTTTCAGTCTGCCACCAGTTATCATGGACAGGCAGCCCCAGAACATCCCGACCCCATACAACGGCTTCCGGATTAAGGGGCTCACCCACGCTGTGGATCAATCGAAGGTGGGTCAGATTAAATTGCTCGCGGGGTTCCGTGCCCATGCGCATCAGCCTTCGGATTGCCGTGGGCGCCGTGTACCAGACGCTTACTCGTTCCCGGTCTAAAATTCGATACCAGCGCCCGGCATCAAAGTCGGCTTCGTCAACAATATTGGTAATCCCATGGAGCAGCGGGGCGATAATGCCGTAGGATGTTCCGGTTACCCACCCGGGATCTGCTGTACACCAGAAGATATCCCCGGGGTGAAAATCCATCACATACCTGCCTGTCATATAGTGGATAAGGACTGCATTGTGCACGTGGATGGCCCCCTTGGCCATGCCGGTGGTGCCGCTTGTAAAATGCAGGACAGCCCTGTCCTCAAGATCCGTTGCCGGAATCGTGAATTCGC
Coding sequences:
- the acsA gene encoding acetate--CoA ligase; the protein is MGWQTITKTKGHHRVQPNLLDYDAACADFSWENISSELSGLPDGRGFNIAHEAVDRHANGPLRNHLAIRWLGDNGTVLDFTYRDLQEQSNRFANLLCRLGLDKGECVSVLTGRIPQLYIAVFGTLKALGVVCPLFAAFGPEPIFQRLERGKVKILVTTWDLYRKKVAGLSARLPELQHILIVDQADDPGDGLWSMPRLMNEASSEFTIPATDLEDRAVLHFTSGTTGMAKGAIHVHNAVLIHYMTGRYVMDFHPGDIFWCTADPGWVTGTSYGIIAPLLHGITNIVDEADFDAGRWYRILDRERVSVWYTAPTAIRRLMRMGTEPREQFNLTHLRLIHSVGEPLNPEAVVWGRDVLGLPVHDNWWQTETGGIMIANFASMDIYPGSMGRPLPGIEVAIVSRVAENRVQVLGVRNVEGELAIKPGWPSMFRGYINDEERYHKCFLDGWYLTGDLAKCDDHGYYWFIGRGDDIIKTSGHMVGPFEVESALMEHPAVAEAGVIGKPDPLTGEMVKAFVCLKPGFEPNDELCRQLIGFARRLLGPTIAPREIEFNNHLPKNRAGKIMRRLLKARELGLPEGDISTLETENEE